In a genomic window of Nitrospira sp. ND1:
- a CDS encoding transposase, with translation MAKKRVGKFPKAFRQMAVDRLKQCENIVELATELGIHRRLLYRWRDQLDPAESEDSPPPANARESTLRKEVSQLKRLLADKTVEIDFFKGALRKVEARRQRSGNSGGKASMRRSGT, from the coding sequence GTGGCAAAAAAGCGGGTGGGCAAGTTTCCAAAGGCCTTTCGGCAGATGGCCGTGGACCGGCTCAAGCAGTGCGAGAATATTGTGGAGCTTGCCACAGAGCTCGGGATCCATCGGCGGCTGTTGTATCGGTGGCGCGATCAACTCGACCCGGCCGAGAGTGAGGACAGTCCACCGCCCGCGAACGCGCGGGAGTCCACACTGCGGAAAGAGGTCAGCCAGCTGAAGCGTCTGTTAGCGGATAAAACGGTGGAGATCGATTTTTTCAAAGGTGCCTTGCGAAAAGTCGAGGCTCGACGCCAGCGGAGCGGAAACTCTGGCGGGAAGGCATCTATGAGGAGATCCGGGACGTGA
- the arsB gene encoding ACR3 family arsenite efflux transporter: protein MDTVAIIEQQTLPTDKKLNLFERYLTVWVGLCMVAGVLLGKSAPGVIQALRDMEFGQDSHVNFPMAVLIWLMITPMMMKVDFRAVAKVGQRPQGLLVTLFINWVVKPFSMALLAWVFFRFMFSAWMTPAEADQYIAGSIILAAAPCTAMVFVWSYLTDGDPAYTLVQVSVNDLIMLVLFAPIVGFLVGGASSLTVPFAVLVYSVVGFIVIPLVLGVLIRQRFIRQRGKTWFEDTLLPRFAPVTIIALLVTLILIFAFQADNILGKPLHVLLIAIPILLQVYFNASLAYGLMKCLRVPYVVAAPGALIGASNFFELAVATAIALFGPESGAALATVVGVLVEVPVMLSVCHVCNRTRHWFPLKEVTA from the coding sequence ATGGACACCGTGGCAATCATCGAGCAGCAGACGCTTCCGACAGACAAAAAGCTAAATCTCTTCGAACGCTATCTAACCGTCTGGGTGGGCCTCTGTATGGTCGCGGGTGTGTTGCTGGGAAAATCAGCGCCTGGGGTCATTCAGGCGTTGCGAGATATGGAGTTCGGCCAGGACAGTCATGTGAATTTTCCCATGGCCGTTCTGATCTGGCTGATGATCACCCCCATGATGATGAAAGTTGATTTTCGTGCCGTGGCGAAGGTCGGCCAGCGTCCTCAGGGCTTACTGGTCACTCTCTTTATCAATTGGGTGGTGAAACCGTTCTCCATGGCTCTCTTGGCCTGGGTCTTTTTTCGATTCATGTTCTCAGCCTGGATGACTCCTGCCGAAGCGGACCAATACATCGCTGGATCCATCATCCTCGCTGCCGCACCGTGTACCGCGATGGTCTTTGTCTGGAGCTATCTCACGGATGGCGATCCGGCCTATACCTTGGTTCAGGTCTCGGTGAACGATCTGATCATGCTCGTGCTGTTTGCTCCGATCGTCGGCTTCCTGGTCGGTGGCGCTTCCTCGCTCACTGTACCGTTCGCGGTGCTCGTCTATTCGGTCGTAGGCTTTATTGTGATTCCGTTGGTATTGGGAGTCCTGATCCGACAGAGGTTCATCAGGCAGCGAGGGAAGACCTGGTTTGAGGATACGCTTCTTCCTCGGTTTGCTCCCGTCACGATCATAGCGCTACTCGTGACCTTAATCCTGATTTTTGCCTTTCAAGCAGACAATATTCTGGGCAAACCCCTCCACGTCCTGCTGATTGCGATCCCGATTCTTCTGCAGGTCTATTTCAATGCCTCCTTGGCCTACGGCTTGATGAAGTGCTTGAGGGTCCCTTATGTCGTCGCGGCGCCGGGAGCACTGATCGGAGCGAGCAACTTCTTTGAACTCGCCGTGGCAACGGCTATTGCGTTGTTCGGTCCCGAATCCGGGGCCGCGCTGGCTACCGTCGTCGGCGTGTTAGTCGAAGTTCCGGTCATGCTGTCCGTGTGTCATGTGTGCAATCGAACCCGGCACTGGTTCCCTTTGAAAGAGGTCACAGCATGA
- a CDS encoding sterol desaturase family protein — MSPDVLIRLSAFTGVLGLMALWEIFVPRRQLNTPKMRRWIANLSVVVLDSAIVRLLFSAGAVGTALLAAERNWGVLNHVSWPLWIEMVVAVVALDFVLYLQHVLFHAVPLFWRFHMMHHADLDCDVTTGLRFHPVEVVLSMVIKVAAVVVLGAAPLAVLCFEVLLNATSMFNHSNVWMPAAVDRVLRWILVTPDMHRIHHSIRHRETNSNFGFNLPWWDRLLGTYRVEPISGHIGMTLGLE; from the coding sequence ATGAGCCCTGATGTTCTAATCCGGTTGTCGGCCTTTACCGGGGTGCTGGGTCTGATGGCTTTGTGGGAAATATTTGTCCCGAGGCGCCAGTTGAATACACCGAAGATGCGACGCTGGATCGCCAACCTCTCGGTGGTGGTGTTAGATTCGGCCATCGTCCGCCTGCTGTTCTCTGCGGGCGCGGTCGGCACCGCGCTACTGGCTGCCGAACGGAATTGGGGTGTCTTGAACCACGTGAGCTGGCCGCTCTGGATCGAGATGGTGGTGGCGGTTGTCGCGCTAGATTTCGTGCTCTATCTGCAACATGTGCTGTTCCACGCCGTACCCCTCTTCTGGCGGTTCCATATGATGCATCACGCGGATCTGGATTGTGATGTCACCACCGGGCTCCGGTTCCATCCGGTAGAAGTGGTCCTTTCAATGGTCATTAAAGTGGCAGCTGTGGTCGTCCTCGGGGCGGCGCCGTTGGCCGTCCTTTGCTTTGAAGTACTGCTGAACGCCACGTCCATGTTTAACCACAGCAACGTATGGATGCCCGCCGCGGTGGATCGAGTCCTTCGATGGATACTCGTGACTCCCGATATGCACCGCATCCACCATTCGATCAGGCATCGGGAAACGAACTCGAACTTTGGGTTTAATCTGCCGTGGTGGGATCGCTTGCTGGGTACCTATCGCGTAGAACCCATCTCTGGGCATATAGGTATGACGCTCGGGCTTGAGTAG
- a CDS encoding ArsI/CadI family heavy metal resistance metalloenzyme produces the protein MKRLHLHIGVENLSEGINFYTALFGVPPIKTKPDYAKWLLEDPRVNFAISTRAKKGIDHLGIQVEEDTELAEVRDRLKANDVTLADEGETVCCYARSEKSWVQDPAGVAWETYRTMEDVQLFSGQAESTDRACCTPATMGQPNCCEPSDQTAGCCGS, from the coding sequence ATGAAACGATTACATCTGCACATTGGGGTAGAGAACCTTAGCGAAGGTATCAACTTCTACACAGCACTCTTTGGGGTCCCTCCAATCAAAACGAAACCTGATTATGCCAAATGGTTGTTGGAGGACCCTCGCGTGAACTTTGCGATCTCGACACGCGCCAAGAAAGGCATCGATCACTTGGGCATTCAGGTTGAGGAGGACACGGAATTGGCAGAAGTCCGGGATCGTCTCAAGGCGAACGATGTTACATTGGCCGATGAAGGGGAAACAGTCTGCTGTTACGCCCGGTCGGAAAAATCGTGGGTGCAAGATCCCGCGGGGGTCGCATGGGAAACGTATCGGACGATGGAAGATGTTCAACTCTTCTCAGGACAAGCCGAATCGACGGACCGTGCCTGCTGCACGCCTGCGACGATGGGGCAGCCCAACTGCTGTGAGCCGTCTGATCAAACGGCCGGGTGCTGCGGCTCATGA
- a CDS encoding helix-turn-helix transcriptional regulator, with protein sequence MAKPIADVAKVFQALSDETRLLILEQLKDGEQCVCELTDAFKTGQSRLSFHLRVLKEAGLVLDRPEGRWVYYSLNPDALEELQEAVNSLNRPSGRSAKKGCCP encoded by the coding sequence ATGGCTAAACCAATAGCGGACGTTGCCAAAGTGTTCCAGGCCCTGTCAGATGAAACCCGGTTATTGATCCTGGAACAACTGAAAGATGGCGAGCAATGTGTGTGCGAACTGACAGACGCCTTTAAGACAGGCCAGTCACGGCTTTCGTTTCACCTCCGAGTGTTGAAAGAGGCGGGACTAGTCCTTGATCGACCTGAAGGACGATGGGTGTATTATTCGCTTAATCCAGACGCACTTGAAGAACTGCAGGAGGCGGTGAACTCCCTTAACCGTCCCTCAGGCCGGTCCGCGAAGAAAGGTTGTTGCCCCTGA
- a CDS encoding arsenate reductase ArsC produces MNPKVTKVLVLCTGNSCRSVMAEALINALGHGLYQAWSAGSHPTGSVHPKSIKTLTRHGIDPGHPRSKSWSELANHTFDLVITVCDQAAGESCPLFPGKPTKLHWSTPDPAKAIGSDAEIESAFDEAFCLLRKRVEELTK; encoded by the coding sequence ATGAACCCCAAAGTTACCAAAGTATTGGTGCTCTGCACGGGCAATTCGTGTCGGTCGGTGATGGCGGAAGCGTTGATCAATGCGCTTGGCCATGGCCTATATCAGGCCTGGAGCGCAGGGAGCCATCCGACGGGCTCTGTGCACCCTAAGTCCATTAAAACGCTCACGCGACATGGCATTGATCCAGGTCACCCGCGCAGTAAGTCCTGGAGCGAGTTGGCAAATCACACTTTTGATCTCGTGATTACGGTGTGCGATCAAGCCGCTGGTGAAAGTTGTCCGCTATTTCCGGGGAAGCCAACAAAGCTGCATTGGAGCACGCCTGACCCAGCCAAAGCGATTGGATCTGACGCCGAAATCGAGTCGGCCTTTGACGAGGCTTTTTGTCTGCTCAGGAAGCGTGTCGAAGAGTTAACGAAATGA
- a CDS encoding IS3 family transposase, with protein MPTQGALSIERMCQLARVSRASFYRSLVEHHPEEEDMAVRSSIQQIALAHRRRYGYRRISAELRTRGLLVNRKRVLRLMQADNLLAVQPRAFVVTTESDHHLDVYLNLASRMTLTGMNQLWVADITYSTPSQRSPPVWG; from the coding sequence ATGCCGACGCAAGGCGCTTTGAGCATCGAGCGGATGTGTCAGTTGGCCCGGGTGAGCCGGGCGAGCTTTTACCGCTCGCTTGTTGAGCACCACCCGGAGGAAGAGGACATGGCGGTACGCTCTTCGATTCAGCAGATTGCCTTGGCGCATCGGCGTCGGTACGGCTACCGGCGGATCAGCGCGGAGCTGCGCACGCGAGGCCTGCTTGTGAACCGGAAGCGGGTGTTACGGCTCATGCAGGCAGACAACCTGCTGGCCGTGCAGCCGAGAGCCTTCGTGGTCACGACGGAGTCCGACCACCATTTGGACGTCTATCTGAACTTGGCCAGCCGCATGACGCTGACCGGGATGAATCAGCTTTGGGTGGCGGATATTACCTATAGTACGCCCAGCCAACGAAGCCCGCCTGTCTGGGGCTGA